One genomic window of Solanum stenotomum isolate F172 chromosome 9, ASM1918654v1, whole genome shotgun sequence includes the following:
- the LOC125877244 gene encoding bidirectional sugar transporter SWEET2: protein MVSLASSQVIEICKDAAGIAGNIFAFGLFLSPMPTFMRIMRNQSTEQFSGLPYIYGLLNCLICAWYGTPLVSPDNLLVTLVNSVGAVFQLAYIVLYVMYTEKEQKFRMFGWILTVFGLFAIIVIGSLFILDLELRRIIIGTLSCASLISMFASPLLIINLVIRTRSVEFMPFCLSLSSFLMSASFLLYGIFSFDPFIYVPNGIGTLLGVVQLLLFAHYRNSSREDSAESLIVSYS, encoded by the exons ATGGTTTCTTTGGCTTCGTCTCAAGTTATTGAAATCTGTAAAGATGCAGCTGGAATCGCCG GGAATATCTTTGCTTTTGGATTGTTTTTGTCTCCAAT GCCTACATTCATGAGAATAATGAGAAATCAATCAACTGAACAGTTCTCAGGGTTGCCATACATATACGGGCTCTTGAACTGCTTAATTTGTGCCTGGTATGGCACCCCTCTCGTATCTCCCGACAATCTGTTGGTTACATTGGTTAATTCAGTTGGTGCTGTTTTTCAACTTGCCTACATTGTACTTTATGTGATGTATACAGAGAAAGAGCAAAAG TTCAGGATGTTCGGATGGATACTCACAGTCTTTGGCCTATTTGCAATTATTGTAATTGGAAGCTTGTTTATACTTGATCTGGAACTCCGACGCATCATCATTGGCACCCTGAGTTGTGCTTCCTTGATATCAATGTTTGCCTCCCcactgttaattatt AATCTGGTGATCAGGACCAGGAGTGTTGAATTCATGCCTTTTTGCCTGTCCCTCTCCAGCTTCCTAATGAGTGCCTCTTTCCTTTTGTATGGAATTTTCAGCTTTGATCCCTTTATATAT GTACCAAATGGCATCGGAACACTTTTAGGAGTTGTACAATTGCTCTTATTTGCACATTACAGAAATTCTTCAAGGGAGGACTCTGCCGAAAGCCTTATAGTGTCTTATTCATGA
- the LOC125877768 gene encoding NADH kinase isoform X2: MCYHHANLMTVLISETLRMRLLLLQLLQVLKYLDSRCLVHKDAINFCQNILRKKFVDWEAVYRFNLCRPIRDVDLVVTIGGDGTLLQASHFMDDSIPVLGVNSDPTQAEEVEDYNEEFDATRSTGYLCAATVKNFEQIIDDILENHARPSEVSRMSVTLNSKQLPTYALNDILICHPCPATVSRFSFSKKKEDQSSSSMVHCRSSGLRVSTAAGSTAAMLSTGGFAMPILSQDLQYIVREPISPGAYNSLMNGTVKPEELMEIAWYCKDGLIYIDGSHLIHSVQHGDIIELSSKAPKLKVFLPSHLIS; this comes from the exons ATGTGTTACCATCACGCCAATTTGATGACAGTTCTCATTTCAGAAACCCTAAG GATGAGACTTCTTCTCCTGCAGTTATTGCAGGTATTAAAATATTTAGACAGTAGATGTCTGGTTCACAAGGACGCTATAAACTTCTGTCAGAACATTTTGAGGAAAAAGTTTGTCGATTGGGAAGCTGTTTATCGTTTTAATCTATGTCGGCCGATCCGTGATGTAGATTTAGTAGTTACAATAGGGGGAGATGGTACATTACTGCAGGCAAGCCATTTTATGGATGATTCCATTCCTGTTCTAGGAGTAAATTCTGACCCAACTCAAGCAGAAGAG GTTGAAGATTACAATGAAGAATTTGACGCTACAAGGAGTACAGGATATCTTTGTGCGGCAACTGTCAAGAACTTTGAACAA ATAATAGATGATATCCTTGAAAATCATGCTAGACCTTCTGAAGTCTCAAGGATGTCAGTCACTCTCAACTCAAAGCAACTTCCGACTTACgcattaaatgatattttaatttgcCATCCTTGCCCTGCTACAGTGTCTCGATTCTCATTCAG TAAAAAGAAAGAGGACCAGTCTTCTTCTTCTATGGTGCATTGCAGATCAAGTGGACTTAGAGTGTCAACAGCTGCTGGGTCAACAGCTGCAATGCTTTCAACTGGTGGATTTGCAATGCCAATTTTGTCCCAAGACCTCCAGTATATAGTGAGAGAACCCATTTCTCCTGGAGCTTATAATAGCCTGATGAACGGTACTGTGAAGCCTGAGGAGTTGATGGAGATTGCATGGTATTGCAAAGATGGGCTGATTTATATCGATGGCTCTCATCTTATTCACTCTGTTCAACATGGGGATATCATTGAACTCTCTTCCAAAGCTCCAAAATTGAAAGTTTTCTTGCCATCTCACTTGATATCATGA
- the LOC125877199 gene encoding alpha,alpha-trehalose-phosphate synthase [UDP-forming] 1 translates to MPGNKYTGNQAVASTRLERLLRERELRKSSKVSHFPNESTDNNRGNELSDNDFRQGEADNGGVSYVEQYLEGAALAYNEGWERPDGKPTRQRLLVVANRLPVSAVRRGEESWSLEISGGGLVSALLGVKEFEARWIGWAGVNVPDEAGQRALTKALAEKRCIPVFLDEEIVHQYYNGYCNNILWPLFHYLGLPQEDRLATTRSFQSQFAAYKKANQMFADVVNEHYEEGDVVWCHDYHLMFLPKCLKDYNSQMKVGWFLHTPFPSSEIHRTLPSRSELLRAVLAADLVGFHTYDYARHFVSACTRILGLEGTPEGVEDQGRLTRVAAFPIGIDSERFIRALEVAQVQEHIKELKERFAGRKVMLGVDRLDMIKGIPQKILAFEKFLEENPYWRDKVVLLQIAVPTRTDVPEYQKLTSQVHEIVGRINGRFGTLTAVPIHHLDRSLDFHALCALYAVTDVALVTSLRDGMNLVSYEFVACQELKKGVLILSEFAGAAQSLGAGAILVNPWNITEVAASIGQALNMSAEEREKRHRHNFLHVTTHTAQEWAETFVSELNDTVIEAQQRIRKVPPRLNISDAIERYSFSNNRLLILGFNSTLTESVDTPGRRGGDQIKEMELKLHPELKESLLAICNDPKTTVVVLSGSDRNVLDDNFSEYNMWLAAENGMFLRSTNGVWMTTMPEHLNMDWVDSVKHVFEYFTERTPRSHFEQRETSLVWNYKYADVEFGRLQARDMLQHLWTGPISNASVDVVQGLRSVEVRAVGVTKGAAIDRILGEIVHSKAIATPIDYVLCIGHFLGKDEDVYTFFEPELPSDCIGMPRSKVSDAPKVPGERRSVPKLPSSRTSSKSSQNRNRPVSNSDKKTSNGRRPSPENVSWNVLDLKKENYFSCAVGRTRTNARYLLNTPDDVVAFLRELAEAPISNGTS, encoded by the exons ATGCCTGGGAACAAGTATACCGGCAACCAGGCGGTTGCTAGCACTCGATTGGAGAGGCTATTGAGAGAAAGAGAGCTAAGGAAAAGTAGCAAAGTTTCTCACTTTCCAAATGAATCTACTGATAACAATAGGGGAAACGAGCTCTCTGACAATGATTTTCGCCAAGGAGAAGCTGATAATGGAGGAGTTTCATATGTTGAACAGTACCTGGAAGGAGCTGCACTAGCATATAATGAAGGATGGGAGCGGCCTGATGGAAAGCCCACCAGACAACGACTCTTGGTTGTGGCAAATAGGTTACCTGTCTCTGCAGTAAGGAGAGGCGAGGAATCCTGGTCTCTAGAGATAAGTGGTGGAGGTCTCGTTAGTGCTCTTCTTG GTGTGAAGGAGTTTGAGGCTAGATGGATTGGTTGGGCAGGTGTGAATGTGCCAGATGAGGCTGGGCAGAGGGCACTTACTAAGGCACTGGCAGAAAAG AGGTGTATCCCTGTATTCCTGGATGAAGAAATTGTTCATCAGTATTACAACGGTTACTGCAACAACATATTGTGGCCTCTTTTCCATTATCTTGGACTTCCGCAAGAAGACCGCCTTGCGACTACCAGAAGTTTCCAGTCTCAGTTTGCTGCTTATAAGAAAGCAAATCAAATGTTTGCTGATGTTGTGAATGAACATTATGAAGAAGGTGATGTGGTATGGTGTCATGACTACCATCTCATGTTCCTGCCAAAATGTCTCAAGGATTACAACAGCCAAATGAAAGTCGGTTGGTTTCTACACACACCCTTTCCATCCTCGGAAATACACAGGACATTGCCTTCTAGATCAGAGCTGCTCCGAGCAGTTCTTGCTGCTGACTTGGTTGG TTTTCATACCTATGACTATGCAAGGCATTTTGTTAGTGCATGTACTCGTATCCTGGGACTTGAAGGAACTCCTGAAGGAGTAGAAGATCAAGGTAGACTGACCCGCGTTGCTGCG TTTCCCATTGGTATAGATTCAGAACGATTTATTCGAGCACTTGAAGTTGCTCAAGTTCAGGAACACATAAAAGAACTAAAAGAGAGATTTGCTGGGAGAAAG GTTATGCTAGGAGTTGATCGCCTTGATATGATTAAAGGAATTCCCCAGAAGATCCTGGCATTTGAGAAGTTCCTTGAAGAAAATCCGTACTGGCGTGATAAAGTGGTTTTGCTTCAAATTGCTGTGCCAACAAGAACAGATGTTCCTGAAT ACCAAAAACTTACCAGTCAAGTTCATGAGATTGTTGGACGCATCAATGGTCGGTTTGGAACTTTGACTGCAGTGCCTATTCATCATCTG GACCGTTCTCTTGACTTTCATGCATTATGTGCACTGTATGCTGTAACTG ATGTAGCGTTGGTTACCTCTTTAAGAGATGGCATGAACCTCGTCAGCTATGAATTTGTAGCCTGCCAAGAGTTGAAAAAAGGGGTCCTTATTCTCAGCGAA TTTGCAGGTGCTGCACAATCATTAGGTGCTGGAGCAATTCTGGTGAATCCATGGAATATAACAGAGGTTGCTGCGTCGATTGGGCAAGCTTTAAATATGTCAGctgaagaaagagaaaaacgCCACAGGCATAACTTTCTCCATGTGACTACCCATACTGCTCAAGAATGGGCTGAGACTTTTGTGAG TGAACTAAATGATACTGTTATTGAAGCTCAACAGAGGATAAGAAAAGTTCCGCCCCGGCTTAACATCAGTGATGCAATTGAGCGCTATTCCTTTTCCAATAATCGTCTACTAATATTG GGTTTCAATTCTACACTGACAGAATCGGTGGATACCCCTGGAAGAAGAGGTGGAGATCAAATCAAAGAAATGGAACTGAAATTGCATCCTGAGTTGAAAGAATCATTGCTCGCGATTTGTAACGACCCAAAGACAACAGTCGTTGTCCTCAGTGGAAGTGATAGAAACGTCTTAGATGAT AACTTCAGCGAGTACAACATGTGGTTAGCAGCAGAAAATGGAATGTTTTTGCGATCTACAAACGGTGTATGGATGACAACCATGCCAGAACACCTAAACATGGACTGGGTTGATAGTGTAAAG CACGTCTTCGAGTACTTCACTGAAAGGACACCGAGATCTCACTTTGAACAACGTGAAACTTCACTTGTTTGGAATTACAAGTATGCAG ATGTTGAATTTGGAAGATTGCAAGCTAGAGACATGCTTCAGCATCTCTGGACAGGTCCAATATCAAATGCATCTGTTGATGTTGTACAAGGACTCCGCTCCGTTGAGGTCCGAGCAGTTGGTGTTACAAAG GGAGCAGCAATAGATCGTATACTGGGGGAGATCGTACACAGTAAAGCCATTGCAACACCAATTGATTACGTTTTATGCATAGGGCATTTTCTGGGGAAG GATGAGgatgtatatacattttttgaGCCAGAGCTTCCTTCTGACTGCATTGGTATGCCAAGAAGTAAGGTCAGTGATGCACCAAAGGTGCCCGGGGAAAGGCGATCAGTTCCAAAACTCCCTTCTAGTCGAACTAGCTCaaagtcatctcagaataggaACAGGCCAGTTTCAAACTCGGATAAGAAAACTTCCAATGGACGACGGCCCTCACCTGAAAATGTGTCATGGAATGTGCTGGATCTGAAGAAGGAGAATTACTTCTCTTGTGCAGTTGGCAGGACTCGTACAAATGCTCGGTATCTGCTCAATACGCCTGACGATGTTGTTGCTTTTCTAAGGGAACTAGCTGAAGCACCTATTTCAAATGGGACATCATGA
- the LOC125877768 gene encoding NADH kinase isoform X1: protein MARRRLLLLLKPFDVLPSRQFDDSSHFRNPKLLQVLKYLDSRCLVHKDAINFCQNILRKKFVDWEAVYRFNLCRPIRDVDLVVTIGGDGTLLQASHFMDDSIPVLGVNSDPTQAEEVEDYNEEFDATRSTGYLCAATVKNFEQIIDDILENHARPSEVSRMSVTLNSKQLPTYALNDILICHPCPATVSRFSFSKKKEDQSSSSMVHCRSSGLRVSTAAGSTAAMLSTGGFAMPILSQDLQYIVREPISPGAYNSLMNGTVKPEELMEIAWYCKDGLIYIDGSHLIHSVQHGDIIELSSKAPKLKVFLPSHLIS from the exons ATGGCGAGAAGGCGATTGTTGCTGTTATTAAAGCCATTCGATGTGTTACCATCACGCCAATTTGATGACAGTTCTCATTTCAGAAACCCTAAG TTATTGCAGGTATTAAAATATTTAGACAGTAGATGTCTGGTTCACAAGGACGCTATAAACTTCTGTCAGAACATTTTGAGGAAAAAGTTTGTCGATTGGGAAGCTGTTTATCGTTTTAATCTATGTCGGCCGATCCGTGATGTAGATTTAGTAGTTACAATAGGGGGAGATGGTACATTACTGCAGGCAAGCCATTTTATGGATGATTCCATTCCTGTTCTAGGAGTAAATTCTGACCCAACTCAAGCAGAAGAG GTTGAAGATTACAATGAAGAATTTGACGCTACAAGGAGTACAGGATATCTTTGTGCGGCAACTGTCAAGAACTTTGAACAA ATAATAGATGATATCCTTGAAAATCATGCTAGACCTTCTGAAGTCTCAAGGATGTCAGTCACTCTCAACTCAAAGCAACTTCCGACTTACgcattaaatgatattttaatttgcCATCCTTGCCCTGCTACAGTGTCTCGATTCTCATTCAG TAAAAAGAAAGAGGACCAGTCTTCTTCTTCTATGGTGCATTGCAGATCAAGTGGACTTAGAGTGTCAACAGCTGCTGGGTCAACAGCTGCAATGCTTTCAACTGGTGGATTTGCAATGCCAATTTTGTCCCAAGACCTCCAGTATATAGTGAGAGAACCCATTTCTCCTGGAGCTTATAATAGCCTGATGAACGGTACTGTGAAGCCTGAGGAGTTGATGGAGATTGCATGGTATTGCAAAGATGGGCTGATTTATATCGATGGCTCTCATCTTATTCACTCTGTTCAACATGGGGATATCATTGAACTCTCTTCCAAAGCTCCAAAATTGAAAGTTTTCTTGCCATCTCACTTGATATCATGA
- the LOC125876078 gene encoding uncharacterized protein LOC125876078, which translates to MEAIWNLEEKWKISTRGAIALLVICTCSLVIGTCIIAALRRNVRRRTEPRVDDSTDRDCSEPRAELGPVKEVLTSSVRWSQKEKLSPLLVCGDLQTEADFGWQNHGSASPVWKRPILMGEKCELPKFSGLILYDQRGHATSSSREMDSNTIR; encoded by the coding sequence ATGGAAGCAATATGGAATTTAGAAGAGAAATGGAAAATATCGACACGAGGAGCTATAGCCTTACTGGTAATTTGCACCTGTTCCTTAGTTATTGGAACCTGCATTATTGCTGCTTTAAGGAGAAATGTAAGAAGGAGAACAGAGCCGCGTGTTGATGATTCAACAGACAGAGATTGTTCAGAGCCACGAGCAGAGCTGGGTCCGGTGAAGGAGGTGCTTACCAGTTCTGTGAGGTGGAGCCAGAAAGAGAAGCTTTCTCCATTGCTCGTTTGCGGAGATCTGCAAACTGAAGCTGATTTTGGATGGCAAAATCACGGTTCAGCTTCACCTGTGTGGAAAAGACCTATACTTATGGGTGAAAAGTGTGAGCTGCCAAAGTTCAGTGGTCTTATACTCTATGATCAGAGAGGTCATGCCACTTCATCAAGTCGAGAAATGGATTCAAATACGATCAGGTAA
- the LOC125877201 gene encoding trifunctional UDP-glucose 4,6-dehydratase/UDP-4-keto-6-deoxy-D-glucose 3,5-epimerase/UDP-4-keto-L-rhamnose-reductase RHM1: MSNYTPKNILITGAAGFIASHVANRLVRSYPEYNIVVLDKLDYCSNLKNLSPSRSSPNFKFVKGDIGSADLVNYLLITENIDTIMHFAAQTHVDNSFGNSFEFTKNNIYGTHVLLEACKVTGQIRRFIHVSTDEVYGETDEDAVVGNHEASQLLPTNPYSATKAGAEMLVMAYGRSYGLPVITTRGNNVYGPNQFPEKLIPKFILLALNGKPLPIHGDGSNVRSYLYCEDVAEAFEVVLHRGDVGHVYNIGTKKERRVIDVAKDISNLFNKDPDASIQFVENRPFNDQRYFLDDQKLKNLGWSEKTTWEEGLKKTMDWYVNNPDWWGDVSGALLPHPRMLMMPGGVERNLDGAEKDDSGSSEISGNANHTGMVVPASKTSNSPSKSPYKFLIYGRTGWIGGLLSKLCEKQGIPYEYGKGRLEDRSQLLSDIHAVKPTHVFNAAGVTGRPNVDWCESHKTETIRTNVAGTLNLADVCKENGLLMMNFATGCIFEYNAAHPEGSGIGFKEEDTPNFTGSFYSKTKAMVEELLKEYPNVCTLRVRMPISSDLNNPRNFITKISRYNKVVNIPNSMTILDELLPISIEMAKRNLTGIWNFTNPGVVSHNEILEMYKKYINPEFKWSNFTLEEQAKVIVAPRSNNEMDASKLKKEFPELLSIKESLIKNVFEPNRKTSA, from the exons ATGTCTAACTATACCCCAAAGAATATACTCATTACTGGGGCCGCAGGGTTTATTGCATCTCATGTTGCAAACCGCCTTGTTCGGAGTTACCCTGAGTACAATATTGTGGTCCTTGACAAGCTTGATTATTGCTCAAATCTGAAAAATCTTTCCCCATCTCGGTCTTCCCCTAATTTCAAGTTTGTTAAGGGAGACATTGGCAGTGCTGATCTTGTTAACTACCTTCTCATCACCGAGAACATTGACACTATAATGCACTTTGCTGCTCAGACCCATGTCGACAACTCCTTTGGTAATAGCTTTGAGTTCACCAAGAACAACATTTATGGCACACACGTGCTATTAGAGGCATGCAAAGTTACTGGTCAGATCAGAAGGTTTATACATGTTAGCACTGATGAGGTTTACGGAGAAACTGATGAAGATGCTGTTGTAGGAAACCATGAAGCCTCGCAACTTCTTCCCACAAACCCATATTCAGCCACAAAAGCTGGGGCTGAAATGCTTGTTATGGCATATGGAAGATCATATGGATTGCCTGTTATCACCACTAGAGGGAACAATGTGTATGGTCCCAATCAATTTCCTGAGAAGCTAATCCCAAAGTTCATACTTTTAGCTTTGAATGGGAAGCCTCTTCCTATTCACGGAGATGGTTCAAATGTTAGAAGTTATCTCTATTGTGAGGATGTTGCTGAGGCTTTCGAAGTTGTTCTTCACCGAGGTGATGTTGGTCATGTTTATAACATCGGGACTAAGAAAGAGAGGCGAGTGATTGATGTTGCCAAAGATATATCCAATCTTTTTAACAAGGATCCAGACGCAAGCATTCAGTTTGTGGAGAACAGGCCCTTCAATGACCAGAGGTATTTCCTAGATGATCAGAAGTTGAAGAACCTGGGTTGGTCCGAGAAGACCACCTGGGAAGAGGGTCTGAAAAAAACGATGGATTGGTATGTCAATAATCCTGATTGGTGGGGAGATGTCTCTGGGGCATTGCTTCCCCATCCTAGAATGCTGATGATGCCTGGTGGGGTAGAGAGAAATTTGGATGGAGCTGAAAAAGATGATTCTGGATCATCTGAGATCTCAGGAAACGCCAACCATACCGGAATGGTAGTTCCAGCTTCCAAGACCAGCAACTCCCCTAGTAAATCACCTTATAAGTTTTTGATTTATGGTAGGACTGGGTGGATTGGTGGTCTCCTAAGCAAACTGTGTGAGAAACAGGGAATTCCTTATGAGTATGGAAAGGGACGTCTGGAGGATCGCTCACAACTTTTGTCAGACATTCATGCTGTGAAGCCCACACATGTATTCAACGCTGCTGGTGTCACTGGTAGGCCCAATGTTGATTGGTGTGAGAGTCATAAGACTGAAACAATCCGTACGAATGTTGCTGGAACTCTAAACTTGGCAGATGTTTGTAAGGAGAATGGTTTACTAATGATGAATTTTGCAACCGGTTGCATATTCGAATACAATGCTGCACACCCAGAAGGTTCTGGCATTGGATTCAAAGAGGAAGACACACCCAATTTCACCGGTTCTTTCTATTCAAAGACCAAGGCCATG GTTGAAGAGTTGTTGAAAGAGTACCCCAATGTTTGCACCCTCAGAGTCAGGATGCCAATTTCTTCAGACCTCAACAACCCCCGTAACTTCATCACCAAGATTAGCCGCTACAATAAAGTGGTCAACATTCCCAACAGCATGACAATTTTGGATGAGCTTCTTCCAATTTCAATCGAGATGGCCAAGCGTAATCTCACAGGCATATGGAATTTCACAAACCCTGGTGTTGTGAGCCATAACGAGATCTTGGAGATGTACAAGAAATACATAAACCCAGAATTTAAATGGTCCAACTTCACACTGGAAGAGCAGGCTAAGGTAATTGTTGCACCTCGCAGTAACAATGAAATGGACGCGTCCAAGTTGAAAAAGGAGTTCCCTGAGTTGCTGTCTATTAAAGAATCATTGATCAAAAATGTGTTTGAACCAAATAGAAAAACTTCTGCATAA